A genomic stretch from Malus domestica chromosome 15, GDT2T_hap1 includes:
- the LOC103425027 gene encoding HMG1/2-like protein, translating into MGKSRAAAPKKADAKLKTKSSGASKKAAKDPNKPKRPASAFFVFMEDFRVKFKKDHPNNKSVAAVGKAGGDKWKSLSEAEKAPYIAKAEKRKAEYTKTMNAYNKRIAEGGNGADDEESDKSKSEVQNEDEDDDESGEEEDDDE; encoded by the exons ATGGGGAAATCAAGAGCTGCTGCTCCCAAAAAAGCCGATGCGAA gttGAAGACCAAAAGCTCTGGCGCGAGCAAGAAGGCTGCAAAGGATCCGAACAAGCCTAAGAGGCCTGCGAGTGCCTTCTTCGTTTTCAT ggaGGATTTCAGAGTGAAATTCAAGAAGGATCATCCTAATAACAAATCTGTGGCCGCT GTCGGTAAAGCTGGTGGTGATAAATGGAAATCACTTTCAGAGGCC GAGAAAGCTCCCTACATTGCCAAGGCAGAAAAGAGGAAGGCTGAGTACACCAAGACCATGAATGCTTACAACAAGCGCATA GCTGAGGGAGGTAACGGAGCGGATGATGAAGAGTCCGATAAGTCCAAGTCTGAGGTGCAAAACGAGGATGAAGATGATGACGAGAGTGGAGAG gaagaagatgatgacgaGTAG